One Tolypothrix bouteillei VB521301 DNA window includes the following coding sequences:
- a CDS encoding pentapeptide repeat-containing protein, with product MNIEEIRLGQLKHLPGASLEDEDLSNLDLNRINLAGANLVGVNFTSSKLEGGHLEGANLMGAILVQADLRANLMGANLMQADLTEADLRGGNFRGANLMGARLSEVSCAGAFLSGANLMNVNLQGVDFRGADLRGANLTGANLKGADLSRADLQGALLSEANLEEADLRGANLAGANLTGANLLCAELDGANLSGINLDRACLAGTVTEE from the coding sequence ATGAACATAGAAGAAATTCGATTGGGACAACTCAAACACTTGCCTGGTGCTTCTTTAGAAGACGAAGATTTATCAAATCTCGATTTAAACCGCATTAATCTTGCTGGTGCAAACCTTGTTGGCGTAAATTTCACAAGTTCCAAACTTGAGGGCGGACATTTAGAAGGCGCTAATTTGATGGGCGCAATTCTGGTACAAGCTGACTTGCGAGCAAACCTTATGGGAGCAAATTTAATGCAAGCAGATTTAACAGAAGCTGACTTGCGAGGTGGTAACTTCCGGGGTGCTAACTTAATGGGCGCGAGATTGAGTGAGGTATCTTGTGCTGGTGCTTTTTTAAGTGGGGCTAATTTAATGAATGTTAACTTACAAGGTGTTGACTTTCGCGGTGCCGATTTGCGTGGTGCGAATTTAACTGGGGCAAATCTTAAAGGCGCAGATTTAAGCCGTGCAGATTTACAAGGAGCTTTGTTAAGTGAGGCAAATTTAGAAGAAGCTGATTTGCGAGGGGCAAATCTTGCGGGGGCAAATCTCACAGGCGCAAACTTACTCTGTGCTGAATTAGATGGTGCTAATTTGAGTGGTATTAATTTAGACAGGGCGTGTTTGGCAGGAACAGTGACAGAAGAGTAA
- a CDS encoding sensor histidine kinase has translation MNVNVAVDVTITEQLPFKLAETESLTNTSSGDYKATSFDGGASDTLDFKTVLERYQELQEYAQQLEETLALSDGQHQILASIAQGKPLGTVLEELALLIESRSKQTVFCSFLFVEDGKRLRHGAAPSLPAEYNAKIDGIEIGPMVGSCGTAAYHKASVIVEDIATDPLWAKFQIALDYGLKACWSTPILSADGHVLATFAMYHPFRYKPTNHDRALLEKATYLARIAIERHLVEITLRHQAEKLEQALKNLQQTQMQLVQKEKMSALGNLVTGVAHEINNPVGFLLGNLQPAQDYVKDLLRLLDLYQQEYPHPNVSIESEIKAVDLQYLREDLPKLLSSMQIGIKRLHSISTSLRTFSRADKDYKVPFNIHEGLESTLLILKHRLKANDDRPIIEVITEYSELPVIHCFPGQLNQVFMNLLANAIDALEESNQGRSFADISANPNRIAIQTLQLDSDRVRIRITDNGIGMTEEVKQRIFDYLYTTKAVGKGTGLGLALVREIVVERHGGEVEVNSLPGQGTQFTVVLPINNNPCSTLSDIEISKKTS, from the coding sequence ATGAACGTGAATGTAGCAGTAGATGTAACCATCACAGAACAATTGCCTTTTAAATTGGCTGAAACAGAGAGTCTTACCAATACTTCTTCTGGGGACTATAAAGCAACAAGCTTTGACGGTGGTGCTTCAGACACGTTGGATTTTAAAACTGTTCTCGAGCGTTACCAAGAGTTACAAGAATATGCCCAACAATTAGAAGAGACACTAGCCTTATCCGATGGACAGCATCAAATCCTAGCATCCATTGCTCAGGGAAAGCCATTGGGAACTGTTTTAGAGGAGTTAGCCCTGTTAATTGAATCGCGCTCAAAACAGACAGTCTTTTGTTCCTTTTTATTTGTTGAAGATGGCAAACGGTTGCGCCACGGTGCAGCACCCAGTTTGCCCGCAGAATATAATGCAAAGATTGATGGTATCGAAATTGGACCAATGGTAGGTTCCTGCGGTACTGCTGCTTACCATAAAGCTTCGGTCATTGTAGAAGACATTGCCACAGATCCGTTGTGGGCAAAATTTCAAATTGCTTTGGACTATGGTTTGAAAGCGTGTTGGTCTACACCCATTCTCTCAGCAGACGGACACGTGCTGGCAACTTTTGCAATGTACCATCCCTTCCGCTACAAACCAACTAACCACGATCGCGCACTCCTTGAAAAAGCAACATATTTAGCACGAATTGCAATTGAACGGCATTTAGTAGAAATTACTCTCAGACACCAAGCAGAAAAATTAGAGCAAGCTTTAAAGAACCTCCAGCAAACCCAGATGCAACTCGTGCAAAAGGAAAAAATGTCAGCTTTAGGTAACCTTGTCACGGGTGTTGCTCACGAAATTAACAATCCTGTTGGTTTTTTATTGGGGAATCTACAGCCAGCACAAGACTATGTGAAGGATTTGTTGAGGTTGCTTGACCTTTATCAGCAAGAATATCCCCATCCCAACGTCTCCATCGAGTCTGAAATTAAGGCTGTTGACCTCCAGTATTTACGGGAAGATCTGCCCAAACTGTTAAGTTCCATGCAAATTGGTATCAAGCGCCTTCACAGTATTAGCACCAGCTTACGCACCTTCTCCCGCGCTGATAAGGATTACAAAGTCCCCTTTAATATCCATGAAGGGCTTGAGAGTACGCTGCTGATTCTCAAACATCGATTAAAAGCTAACGACGATCGCCCGATAATTGAAGTTATTACTGAGTATAGCGAATTACCAGTAATTCATTGTTTCCCAGGACAACTTAATCAGGTTTTTATGAATCTTCTAGCAAATGCGATCGACGCCTTGGAAGAATCAAATCAAGGGCGCAGTTTTGCCGATATTTCAGCCAATCCCAATCGTATTGCGATTCAAACCTTGCAGTTAGATAGCGATCGCGTGAGAATCCGTATTACCGATAACGGTATTGGTATGACTGAGGAAGTTAAACAGCGTATCTTCGACTACCTTTATACAACTAAAGCTGTAGGTAAGGGAACTGGGCTGGGGTTGGCGCTTGTCCGTGAAATCGTTGTAGAAAGACACGGCGGGGAAGTTGAGGTGAATTCCTTACCCGGTCAAGGAACTCAATTTACCGTCGTGTTACCGATTAACAACAACCCGTGCTCCACGCTTAGTGACATTGAAATCTCTAAGAAGACTTCATGA
- a CDS encoding ATP-binding protein, giving the protein MISSENSNQIRGFCSRSDAESGLESETGGLCEAESGTKYALRSPEDTLEQLEASHNLLKALTVAQSQFIVDANPRILFDNLLDNLLELTESEYGFIGEVVYTDNGQPELEAHMKVRGQPYLRTYTITNNTGNDETRAFYEENTPKGMEFYNLKTFFGEILVTGQPVIANHLTTDPNRGGTLEEHPPLKAFLGLPFFMKEKQLLGMVGIANRPGGYGKSLITYLEPFLLTCSNVIAAHRNDKRRQQAESALLRRTIELQQVLDQLLQEVVERKQVENALRESEARERQKAVELQEAIEQLKRTQSQLVQTEKMSSLGQLVAGIAHEINNPVNFLCGNLNYVNEYSKNLLSLIEKYQQYYNLKPNPEIEDLLEKFDLDFIKQDLPKVMSSMKFGIERIHDIVVSLRTFSRLDEAIIKTVNIHQGLDSTLFILQHRLQQTSQRKEIQLIKIYDRLPPIRCYASQLNQVFMNLLVNAIDAVEQKIERAKQASENFLPQIQIRTELREGEKVAIYIADNGVGIPETFKPRIFDPFFTTKPVGKGTGLGLAISHQIIEKHQGELRCISTVGQGTEFIIEIPLKIGIRG; this is encoded by the coding sequence ATGATATCCTCAGAAAATTCAAATCAAATTCGGGGATTTTGTTCGCGAAGTGACGCTGAAAGCGGCTTGGAGAGTGAAACTGGCGGACTGTGTGAAGCAGAATCGGGCACAAAATATGCTCTGCGATCGCCAGAAGATACACTAGAACAGCTAGAAGCAAGCCATAACTTGCTAAAAGCCCTAACTGTCGCTCAGTCTCAGTTTATAGTTGACGCCAATCCACGCATTCTGTTTGACAATTTACTAGACAATCTTTTAGAACTCACAGAAAGTGAATACGGCTTTATTGGAGAAGTTGTTTATACAGATAACGGTCAACCTGAGTTGGAAGCACACATGAAAGTCCGAGGTCAGCCCTATCTCAGGACTTACACCATTACCAACAATACTGGGAATGATGAAACAAGAGCTTTTTATGAAGAAAATACCCCAAAGGGGATGGAATTTTACAATCTCAAAACCTTCTTTGGAGAAATCTTGGTTACGGGTCAACCCGTGATTGCCAACCATCTCACTACCGACCCCAATAGGGGAGGAACACTGGAAGAGCATCCACCTTTAAAGGCGTTTTTAGGCTTGCCCTTTTTCATGAAAGAAAAGCAATTACTGGGTATGGTGGGAATCGCTAACCGTCCCGGTGGTTACGGTAAATCTTTGATAACCTACTTAGAACCATTTTTGCTAACCTGTAGCAACGTCATAGCCGCCCACCGCAATGACAAACGCCGACAGCAAGCAGAATCCGCATTACTTCGGCGGACAATCGAACTTCAACAGGTACTCGATCAATTATTACAAGAAGTAGTTGAACGCAAACAAGTAGAAAATGCATTGCGTGAAAGTGAAGCGAGAGAACGTCAAAAAGCGGTAGAACTCCAAGAAGCGATAGAACAGCTAAAACGTACCCAAAGCCAATTGGTTCAAACAGAGAAAATGTCTAGCTTGGGGCAATTAGTGGCAGGTATTGCTCATGAAATTAACAACCCTGTTAATTTTCTTTGTGGTAATCTTAATTACGTAAATGAGTATAGTAAAAATTTGCTGAGTCTTATTGAGAAGTATCAACAATATTATAATCTCAAACCAAACCCAGAAATTGAAGATTTGTTAGAAAAATTCGATTTAGATTTTATCAAACAGGACTTACCAAAAGTCATGTCTTCAATGAAATTTGGAATTGAGCGCATTCATGATATTGTTGTTTCTCTAAGAACTTTTTCCCGATTAGATGAAGCTATTATCAAAACTGTCAATATTCATCAAGGTTTAGATAGCACGCTCTTCATATTGCAACACCGACTGCAACAAACATCACAACGCAAGGAAATTCAACTGATTAAAATTTACGATCGCTTACCTCCTATTAGATGTTATGCCAGTCAATTAAATCAGGTATTTATGAACTTGCTTGTCAATGCTATAGATGCTGTAGAACAAAAAATTGAAAGAGCAAAACAAGCAAGTGAAAATTTCTTACCTCAGATTCAAATTCGTACTGAATTACGAGAGGGTGAAAAAGTCGCAATTTATATTGCTGACAATGGGGTTGGCATTCCGGAAACATTCAAGCCACGGATCTTCGATCCCTTCTTCACCACTAAACCTGTTGGTAAAGGTACGGGGTTGGGCTTAGCCATTAGTCATCAAATTATTGAGAAACACCAAGGTGAATTGCGCTGTATTTCAACAGTAGGTCAGGGTACAGAGTTTATTATTGAGATTCCTTTGAAAATAGGGATTAGGGGTTAG
- a CDS encoding CPBP family intramembrane glutamic endopeptidase — protein sequence MLKTEIHRLSQRPAPIRLGCFVLCLLILWLPLAAPFYLYVRDTNLVSIVTMVLLYVEFMILTKLWGKHVYNESQVLRRYGLEFTRQNGVELLRGLAIGFICVLVLFGIEGILGWLVWQQPEVFLLKIVLEGLIVGLAVGFAEELLFRGWLLDELQRNYSPNVSLWVNAVLFAVSHFIKPLEAIIHSFPQFPALVLLGLTQVWSKRWCRGRLGLAMGLHGGLAWGYYIINVGNLMTYSGQVPDWVTGVNRNPLAGIMGLLFMAVLALFIRGRAGKLGEASKLSTRSVKNQN from the coding sequence TTGTTGAAAACAGAAATTCACCGTTTGTCTCAACGCCCCGCCCCTATTAGGCTGGGTTGTTTTGTGCTGTGTTTGCTAATCCTGTGGTTGCCTCTAGCTGCTCCATTTTATTTGTATGTACGCGACACTAACCTAGTCAGCATTGTGACAATGGTGTTGCTGTATGTCGAATTTATGATTTTAACCAAGCTATGGGGCAAGCACGTTTACAATGAGTCTCAGGTACTGCGGCGCTATGGCTTGGAGTTTACACGCCAGAATGGTGTAGAACTGTTGCGTGGATTGGCTATCGGTTTTATTTGTGTTTTAGTTTTATTTGGAATAGAAGGCATTTTAGGTTGGCTGGTTTGGCAACAACCCGAAGTTTTTTTATTGAAAATTGTTTTAGAAGGTTTAATTGTAGGCTTGGCGGTAGGGTTCGCTGAAGAACTCCTGTTTCGAGGCTGGTTGCTTGATGAGTTGCAACGGAACTACAGCCCAAACGTAAGTCTTTGGGTAAATGCAGTTTTATTTGCTGTATCGCATTTTATTAAACCTTTGGAAGCAATTATTCACTCATTTCCTCAATTTCCTGCTTTAGTTCTCTTAGGGTTAACGCAGGTATGGAGTAAGCGCTGGTGTAGGGGACGCCTTGGTCTAGCAATGGGTTTGCATGGGGGTTTGGCTTGGGGGTACTACATTATTAATGTTGGGAATTTAATGACTTATTCCGGACAAGTACCGGACTGGGTAACTGGTGTGAATAGGAATCCTTTGGCTGGAATCATGGGGTTGTTATTTATGGCTGTTCTGGCATTATTTATACGGGGACGCGCTGGTAAGTTGGGTGAAGCGTCAAAGCTCTCAACCAGGAGCGTTAAAAACCAAAATTAA
- the clpS gene encoding ATP-dependent Clp protease adapter ClpS — MSVETLEKRSTSRKLAPRYKVLLHNDEYNPMEYVVQVLLTTVPNLTQPQAVSIMMEAHTNGLALVITCAQEHAEFYCETLKNHGLTSTIEPEE, encoded by the coding sequence GTGTCTGTCGAAACCCTAGAAAAGCGTTCAACATCGCGCAAGCTAGCGCCTCGATATAAAGTTTTGCTCCATAACGACGAATACAACCCTATGGAGTATGTAGTCCAAGTTCTACTGACTACTGTGCCGAATCTGACTCAGCCTCAGGCTGTTAGTATCATGATGGAAGCACATACAAATGGTCTTGCTTTGGTCATTACCTGCGCCCAAGAACATGCGGAGTTCTATTGTGAAACGTTGAAAAATCATGGTTTAACCAGCACAATAGAACCTGAAGAGTAG
- a CDS encoding LL-diaminopimelate aminotransferase — protein MQLAKRLEKIPHYLFAQIDRKEAKLVSQGIDVINLAKGDPDKPTLARVVRAMHDAIDNPSSHAYPPYQGTKDFREAAARWMERRFKVEDLDPNSEIISSVGSKESIHNLFLAFVEEGDHTLIPDPGYPVYRTSTIFVGGEPYAMPLKAENNFLPDLTSIPEEIAHKSKLLWVNYPNNPTGAIATLEFFEELVTFCKQYDILLCHDHAYSEIAYDNYKPPSVLQIPGAKDIAIEFHSLSKSYNMAGWRIGFVAGNAKAVGALKQVKSNIDSGVFRAIQMSAIAAFCASEEELKSVSAVYQNRREILVQGLRSLGWSIEAPKATLYFWVPVPQGYSSTEFVTLLLDKCGIIVAPGIGYGESGEGFFRIALTLPEERIEEALQRMRDAGIRYEL, from the coding sequence ATGCAGCTTGCCAAACGCTTAGAAAAAATTCCCCATTACCTATTTGCCCAGATCGATCGCAAGGAAGCGAAACTTGTTTCCCAGGGTATTGACGTCATCAATTTAGCAAAAGGCGATCCAGATAAACCCACACTTGCTCGCGTTGTTAGGGCAATGCATGATGCAATCGATAACCCTTCTAGCCACGCCTATCCACCTTATCAAGGAACCAAAGATTTTCGTGAAGCAGCCGCTCGGTGGATGGAACGTAGATTCAAAGTGGAAGATCTAGATCCCAACTCGGAAATAATATCTTCTGTTGGTTCCAAGGAATCCATCCACAATCTGTTCTTAGCATTCGTAGAAGAAGGAGACCACACCCTGATTCCTGACCCAGGCTATCCAGTATATCGGACATCTACAATTTTCGTGGGTGGCGAACCATATGCCATGCCTCTAAAGGCAGAAAATAATTTTTTACCCGATTTAACTTCTATCCCGGAAGAAATAGCCCATAAGAGTAAGCTGTTATGGGTAAATTACCCTAACAATCCCACAGGTGCGATCGCGACTTTAGAATTTTTCGAGGAACTAGTTACATTTTGTAAACAGTACGATATTTTGTTATGTCACGACCACGCATACTCAGAAATTGCCTACGACAATTACAAACCGCCAAGCGTACTGCAAATTCCTGGAGCAAAAGATATAGCAATTGAGTTTCACAGTTTGTCTAAGTCTTACAACATGGCTGGTTGGCGCATTGGATTTGTAGCAGGAAACGCTAAAGCTGTTGGTGCTTTAAAACAGGTCAAGAGTAATATCGATTCTGGAGTGTTTAGAGCAATTCAAATGAGTGCGATCGCAGCTTTTTGTGCGAGTGAAGAAGAACTCAAGTCTGTTTCAGCAGTTTATCAAAACCGACGCGAAATTCTCGTTCAAGGATTGCGATCGTTAGGTTGGTCTATTGAAGCACCCAAAGCAACCCTGTATTTTTGGGTTCCCGTTCCTCAAGGATATTCCTCTACAGAATTTGTCACACTACTCCTTGACAAATGCGGCATTATTGTTGCGCCTGGTATAGGTTATGGCGAATCGGGAGAAGGTTTTTTCCGCATAGCCCTGACTCTCCCTGAAGAACGCATCGAAGAAGCCCTTCAACGGATGCGTGATGCGGGAATCAGGTATGAATTATAA